A region of Domibacillus sp. DTU_2020_1001157_1_SI_ALB_TIR_016 DNA encodes the following proteins:
- a CDS encoding TRAP transporter large permease subunit, whose translation MIGVFVGSLLGAMALGMPIAFALLVSSVILMYALGIFDSQIIAQNLISGADNFPLMAIPFFMLAGELMNQGGLSRRIVEMAMTLVGHIRGGLGYVAIIAALLFASISGSAVADTAALGAVLIPIMAKAGYNVNRSSGLIATGGIIAPVLPPSIGFIIFGVASGVSITQLFMAGIVPGLLMALGLVITWAIVARKDKVEVQPRASAKEMLAALRHGIWALFLPIIIIAGLKFGIFTPTEAAVVAAVYALFVGLVVYRELKVKDLFNVFVHAGKMTSVVMFLVAAALVSSWLITVANLPGAVIGMLEPFLDKPLLLLIMINLLVIVVGTAMDMTPTILILTPVLMPIIDAAGIDPVYFGVLFILNNAIGLLTPPVGTVLNVMCGISKISLEDLMKGIWPFLLVEVIILILLILFPSLVLVPLEWFTS comes from the coding sequence ATGATCGGTGTATTTGTCGGATCTTTACTCGGTGCAATGGCATTAGGAATGCCGATTGCCTTTGCCTTGCTTGTAAGCAGCGTTATCTTAATGTACGCCCTTGGTATTTTTGACAGCCAGATTATCGCGCAGAACCTCATCAGCGGCGCGGATAACTTTCCTCTGATGGCGATTCCGTTCTTTATGCTGGCGGGAGAGTTAATGAATCAAGGAGGACTGTCACGGCGGATCGTTGAAATGGCTATGACACTGGTTGGCCATATTCGCGGAGGCCTTGGCTATGTAGCTATCATTGCGGCTTTATTATTTGCGAGTATTTCCGGTTCAGCTGTAGCCGATACAGCTGCCCTGGGTGCCGTCTTAATTCCGATTATGGCTAAAGCCGGCTATAACGTAAATCGTTCGAGCGGACTGATTGCTACAGGGGGAATTATTGCCCCGGTTCTGCCGCCAAGTATTGGTTTTATCATTTTCGGTGTGGCAAGCGGTGTGTCGATTACCCAGCTGTTTATGGCGGGAATTGTGCCCGGCTTATTAATGGCTCTCGGCCTGGTGATTACATGGGCGATTGTGGCCCGCAAGGATAAGGTAGAAGTGCAGCCCCGTGCATCGGCTAAAGAGATGCTTGCAGCACTCCGCCATGGAATTTGGGCCCTGTTCCTTCCAATTATTATCATTGCAGGATTGAAATTTGGTATCTTTACACCGACGGAAGCGGCGGTTGTAGCCGCTGTATACGCACTATTTGTCGGTCTTGTTGTATACCGTGAATTGAAAGTGAAAGACTTATTCAACGTATTTGTTCATGCAGGCAAGATGACCAGTGTTGTCATGTTTCTTGTGGCAGCCGCACTCGTTTCCTCCTGGCTGATCACGGTGGCTAACCTGCCTGGCGCAGTTATTGGAATGTTAGAGCCGTTCCTGGACAAACCGCTCCTTCTGCTCATTATGATTAACCTTCTGGTGATCGTAGTTGGAACCGCCATGGATATGACGCCGACGATTCTAATTTTAACCCCTGTTTTAATGCCGATTATTGACGCAGCAGGCATTGATCCTGTTTACTTCGGTGTCCTGTTTATTTTAAATAACGCGATCGGACTGCTTACGCCGCCAGTTGGAACGGTCTTAAATGTCATGTGCGGAATAAGTAAAATTAGTTTAGAAGATTTGATGAAAGGCATCTGGCCTTTCCTGCTTGTAGAAGTCATTATCTTAATTTTGTTAATTCTGTTCCCTTCATTAGTATTAGTCCCTCTTGAATGGTTTACATCTTAA
- a CDS encoding LysR family transcriptional regulator, with the protein MSLVKYEILNKVAEMKSFTKAADVLGLTQSAVSHAITGLESEFGFSLIHRNRSGVTLTREGEEMLVTIRKVLYFNEKVHQEAAGITGLIKGTLKIGVFTSVSANWLPDILKIMENRYPYLRIELIEGDYLEIEQWLLSGEIDCGFINMEHSDQFNVIPLKKDRLLCIVSNESSLYHHASVRFEDLEKEPFIMPAYGGYHDVKRLFEENGIQPAVRFELMEERAIMSMVAHHLGVSILPEMVLDPLLPELRAIPLETDSYRSIGLATRYALSPAAEKFAQITQSWVTNN; encoded by the coding sequence ATGAGCTTAGTAAAATATGAAATTTTAAATAAAGTGGCCGAGATGAAAAGCTTTACCAAAGCGGCAGATGTTTTAGGACTAACACAATCAGCTGTCAGTCATGCGATAACCGGCCTTGAATCAGAATTTGGCTTTTCTTTAATACATCGGAATCGATCCGGCGTTACCCTGACCAGGGAAGGGGAAGAGATGTTGGTGACGATTCGGAAAGTTTTATACTTTAACGAAAAAGTACATCAGGAAGCAGCTGGCATAACAGGGCTGATAAAAGGAACATTAAAAATTGGCGTGTTCACCAGTGTATCGGCGAACTGGCTTCCGGATATTCTTAAAATCATGGAAAACCGCTATCCTTATCTCCGGATAGAATTAATAGAAGGAGATTATCTTGAAATTGAACAGTGGCTGTTAAGCGGAGAAATTGATTGCGGATTTATCAATATGGAGCACTCCGACCAGTTTAATGTAATCCCGCTGAAAAAAGATCGGCTGTTATGTATTGTTTCCAATGAAAGCAGTCTTTATCATCATGCTTCAGTCCGTTTTGAGGATCTGGAAAAGGAGCCGTTTATTATGCCGGCATATGGAGGCTATCACGATGTGAAGCGCTTATTTGAAGAAAACGGTATTCAGCCAGCTGTTCGCTTTGAATTAATGGAAGAGAGGGCCATTATGTCTATGGTGGCCCATCACTTAGGCGTGAGCATTTTGCCTGAAATGGTGCTGGACCCGCTTTTGCCGGAACTTCGTGCGATTCCTTTAGAAACAGACAGCTACCGTTCCATCGGGCTTGCGACCCGCTATGCGCTTTCTCCTGCTGCAGAAAAGTTTGCCCAAATCACTCAATCATGGGTCACGAATAATTGA
- a CDS encoding TRAP transporter small permease, which yields MNKISRSLENTLNIIMALALAVMVVLVFGNVVLRYLFNSGITWSEEMSRYLFIWLTFLGAIGAFKNKEHLGVDMLIKRLPTKMKKVVIVISDLLILLVLYLVLDGSWKMTMINIDSKAPATGLPLAFVYGTGILVSISMGLMTIYNLYQVMFNKIKDEDLVKISDSEELIALHEEEFVTDDIMISKEEKKA from the coding sequence ATGAATAAAATATCGAGGTCCCTAGAAAACACTTTGAACATTATCATGGCCCTTGCTCTGGCGGTGATGGTCGTTCTCGTATTCGGCAACGTAGTTCTTCGCTACCTTTTCAATTCAGGTATTACCTGGTCAGAAGAAATGTCGCGGTACCTTTTTATTTGGCTGACGTTCCTCGGTGCCATTGGCGCTTTTAAAAACAAAGAACATTTAGGCGTAGATATGCTGATTAAGCGGCTTCCTACTAAGATGAAAAAAGTCGTCATCGTGATCAGTGATTTACTGATATTACTCGTCCTTTACCTTGTCCTTGACGGCAGCTGGAAGATGACGATGATTAACATTGACAGTAAGGCGCCGGCTACAGGCCTGCCGCTGGCTTTTGTATATGGGACAGGCATTTTAGTCAGTATTTCTATGGGACTCATGACCATTTATAACTTGTATCAGGTGATGTTTAACAAGATTAAAGATGAGGATTTAGTTAAGATTAGTGATTCAGAAGAATTGATTGCTCTTCACGAAGAGGAATTTGTGACAGACGACATCATGATAAGCAAGGAGGAGAAAAAGGCATGA
- a CDS encoding TRAP transporter substrate-binding protein, producing MRMNTWLKRLAAGVVLPGVLLLGACSDGGGNATKTGSASTEGIQERTIKAGIGNSEKHPQGQGMVKFKELVEEKSGGKMKVQNFFDATLGDDQKMTEALQAGMQEVTVPSTSPLVGTIKEFGIYDFPFVFNNEEEAYAVLDGAVGQKLLDKLPEHDLVGLGYWENGFRNLTNSKHPVETAADFKGLKIRTMQNEVHLDAFSKLGANPSPMAFSEVFTALETGTVDGQENPLATIQTQKYYEVQDYLSITKHVYTPFVFLVSKKFWDGLSEEEQKIMSEAAQEAGKYQRELNQKENEKALKTLKEEGMKINEVTPEEMEKMKEIIQPVTDEYAQKFGADLVDEMMAEVEKVRGK from the coding sequence ATGAGGATGAATACTTGGCTGAAACGTTTGGCTGCTGGCGTTGTACTGCCGGGAGTTTTACTACTCGGAGCCTGTAGCGATGGTGGAGGGAATGCCACCAAAACTGGAAGCGCTTCAACGGAAGGCATTCAGGAAAGAACGATTAAAGCAGGAATTGGAAACAGTGAAAAACACCCCCAGGGACAGGGAATGGTCAAGTTCAAAGAACTGGTTGAAGAAAAAAGCGGCGGGAAAATGAAGGTCCAAAACTTTTTTGATGCTACGCTCGGCGATGATCAAAAAATGACAGAAGCACTTCAAGCCGGCATGCAGGAAGTAACGGTTCCATCCACTTCACCGCTTGTCGGAACGATCAAGGAATTTGGGATTTATGACTTCCCGTTTGTTTTCAATAATGAAGAAGAAGCGTACGCAGTCCTTGACGGTGCGGTCGGCCAAAAACTTTTGGATAAATTGCCGGAGCATGATTTAGTCGGTCTTGGTTACTGGGAAAACGGCTTCCGGAATTTAACGAACAGCAAACACCCAGTGGAAACAGCTGCTGATTTTAAGGGCCTTAAAATTCGCACCATGCAAAATGAAGTGCACTTAGATGCTTTTTCAAAATTAGGGGCGAATCCATCACCGATGGCTTTCTCCGAAGTGTTTACTGCGCTGGAAACAGGCACTGTAGATGGCCAGGAGAATCCGCTCGCAACCATCCAAACACAAAAATATTATGAAGTACAAGACTATTTGAGTATTACAAAACACGTTTACACACCGTTTGTTTTCCTTGTCAGCAAAAAGTTCTGGGATGGCTTGTCGGAAGAAGAACAAAAAATTATGAGCGAGGCAGCACAAGAAGCGGGCAAATATCAGCGTGAATTGAATCAAAAAGAAAATGAAAAAGCCCTAAAAACTTTAAAAGAAGAAGGAATGAAAATCAACGAGGTAACACCAGAAGAAATGGAAAAAATGAAAGAAATCATTCAGCCGGTAACAGATGAATATGCCCAAAAGTTTGGTGCTGATCTTGTAGACGAAATGATGGCCGAAGTTGAAAAAGTGCGCGGTAAATAA
- a CDS encoding dihydroxy-acid dehydratase → MTDLYPLIENDINPYRDNVQGKANEPITVAGLLDRSKQVLGSTYEGGKPDWTLEEIYMRLEKNAPRIAIIGGSSDHPAHIMDYQTSARAAIRIWQNGGVPFYFSTPVMCDGTAQSNQGMSYSLQSRNAVAQMVVNQLEAHSYHGAFVIQGCDKQPLGVVSALAHVDRVRRERGEAPFFATFAPAHVLEGGSIPDDVIEELEALARKAEEEGAADVALDLRDTMAYILQCSSNTAFQGVFERAYERGILTKEQHKYFEMRLAVATCDGQGGVCAFNGTGNSSRHLVAGLGLIHPAVELLTDPPTQRQINSVLDSFAHMINKEEYGVANIVGANIKNAIRIHSASGGSTNLMMHMVAGMLYAGYKFSLWDVDRIHHEHPIPDLFDYSLTEGRDIYSLATQCCSGTSRGMETLFYELLEHGVPMDQDVPTVAAKTWRERLVITRSLQAANVKENPVILSTPRRSFSGVDVLQGNFFESAVVKISGMSTPQLDLFDDKLAFVLYYENEDDANKSLLDTELLSTIRDQQLFAHDRLIASLKYNSKENWQDHQNKPYDELFDYMAEEGILKISVIIAGQGPVAFGMPEMFTPMQHINASRVMKKLATIISDGRYSGVTYGAAIGHMTPEAYEGGGIGLLQTGDMVHLQLRKRRIDFVQVDKLLQGEIVHSFEEELKQQRASLAAERKQRMKVRQKMVAASNRMYGHTDAANGVVPLAVVEDAVHDYEKDILLFEQNITAK, encoded by the coding sequence ATGACCGACTTATATCCATTGATTGAAAATGACATTAACCCGTATCGGGATAATGTGCAGGGAAAAGCAAACGAACCGATTACAGTCGCCGGGCTGCTTGATCGGTCAAAGCAGGTGCTCGGTTCTACATACGAAGGAGGAAAACCGGACTGGACGCTGGAAGAAATTTATATGCGTTTAGAAAAAAATGCTCCACGCATCGCGATTATTGGCGGTTCGTCTGATCACCCGGCTCATATTATGGATTATCAAACATCAGCGAGAGCGGCGATTCGCATTTGGCAAAACGGCGGTGTGCCATTTTATTTTTCAACACCGGTTATGTGTGATGGAACAGCTCAAAGCAATCAAGGGATGAGTTATTCTCTGCAAAGCCGGAACGCGGTTGCCCAGATGGTTGTCAATCAGCTTGAAGCCCACAGTTATCATGGCGCATTCGTGATCCAGGGGTGTGATAAGCAGCCACTTGGAGTGGTCAGCGCATTAGCCCACGTCGACCGCGTTCGCCGTGAGCGTGGAGAAGCCCCATTTTTTGCAACGTTTGCACCGGCTCATGTATTGGAAGGCGGGTCCATACCGGATGATGTAATTGAAGAATTGGAGGCGCTGGCCCGGAAAGCAGAAGAAGAAGGAGCAGCAGACGTAGCGCTCGATTTGCGCGATACAATGGCTTATATTCTGCAATGCTCATCTAACACAGCATTTCAAGGTGTGTTCGAGCGGGCGTACGAACGGGGCATTTTAACGAAAGAGCAGCATAAATATTTTGAAATGCGGCTCGCGGTCGCAACATGTGATGGGCAGGGCGGTGTGTGTGCTTTTAACGGAACAGGCAACAGCTCGCGGCACTTAGTGGCAGGATTGGGTCTCATTCATCCGGCGGTAGAATTGCTAACCGATCCGCCAACCCAGCGCCAGATCAATTCCGTGCTCGACAGCTTTGCTCACATGATTAATAAAGAAGAATACGGTGTGGCCAACATTGTCGGTGCCAACATTAAAAATGCGATTCGGATTCACAGCGCGTCCGGCGGCTCGACAAACTTAATGATGCATATGGTCGCAGGCATGCTGTATGCAGGATACAAATTCAGCCTTTGGGATGTAGATCGTATCCATCACGAGCATCCGATTCCAGACTTATTTGATTATAGTCTGACAGAAGGGCGCGACATTTATTCACTTGCCACGCAGTGCTGCAGCGGAACAAGCAGAGGAATGGAAACACTGTTTTACGAATTGCTTGAGCATGGCGTACCGATGGATCAGGATGTGCCGACTGTCGCCGCTAAAACATGGCGGGAGCGGCTGGTCATTACCCGCAGTCTGCAGGCAGCCAATGTAAAAGAAAACCCGGTCATTTTGTCGACACCGCGCCGCAGCTTCAGCGGGGTGGATGTGCTGCAAGGCAACTTCTTTGAAAGTGCCGTTGTAAAGATCAGCGGAATGTCAACGCCACAGCTTGATTTGTTTGATGATAAGCTTGCTTTTGTGCTCTACTATGAAAACGAGGATGATGCGAATAAAAGCCTGCTTGATACAGAGCTTTTGTCTACCATCCGCGACCAGCAGTTATTCGCTCATGATCGGCTGATTGCTTCCTTGAAGTATAACAGCAAAGAAAATTGGCAGGATCATCAAAACAAGCCATATGACGAGCTGTTTGATTATATGGCAGAGGAAGGAATCTTAAAAATCAGCGTTATCATTGCCGGGCAGGGACCAGTCGCATTCGGGATGCCGGAAATGTTTACGCCAATGCAGCACATCAATGCAAGCCGCGTCATGAAAAAACTGGCTACTATTATAAGTGACGGCAGGTATTCAGGTGTCACTTACGGGGCGGCAATTGGGCATATGACGCCTGAAGCATATGAAGGCGGCGGGATTGGCCTTTTGCAGACGGGTGATATGGTTCATCTGCAGCTTCGCAAAAGACGCATTGACTTTGTGCAGGTGGACAAGCTGTTACAAGGTGAAATTGTCCACTCATTTGAGGAAGAACTAAAACAGCAGCGGGCAAGCTTAGCGGCAGAGCGAAAACAGCGCATGAAAGTAAGACAGAAAATGGTCGCGGCCAGCAATCGAATGTATGGTCATACCGATGCCGCAAACGGCGTTGTACCTCTTGCAGTAGTGGAAGATGCAGTTCACGATTACGAGAAAGATATTCTGCTGTTTGAACAAAACATTACAGCGAAATAA
- a CDS encoding lactate racemase domain-containing protein — MDIIAELLRDIQLPKMVKVKQKFHAPELADTAGEVHEAIKKANVLSRISKGDRVAIAVGSRGVADLPILVRETAAAVKKAGGEPFIVPAMGSHGGATAEGQIDVLLQLGVTEEAVGAPIHSSMEVEKLGELPNGLPVYMDKLAFEADKIIVINRIKPHTAFRGPVESGLMKMITIGLGKQKGAEAAHAYSFKYMAEHVPEMAKISLAKAPIIFGLATLENAYDRPAKIVAVPAEDLEKAEPDLLLEAKSLMPKIHFNKFDVLIVNELGKDISGDGMDPNITGNFATPYASGGPDIARTVVLGLTEKTHGNANGIGMAHMTTKEVVDQIAWEKGYANALTSTVIEVIKLPMVLATKELAVKAAIKTCNAFDLSKVRLVRIQNTLEIGEIWISESMIEEAEQNPNLEIISSLEPLSL; from the coding sequence ATGGATATTATTGCAGAGCTTTTACGAGACATCCAATTACCAAAAATGGTGAAAGTAAAACAGAAATTTCATGCACCCGAACTCGCTGATACAGCGGGTGAGGTGCATGAAGCCATAAAGAAAGCAAATGTTTTATCAAGGATTTCAAAAGGAGACCGTGTAGCCATTGCTGTAGGCAGCAGAGGGGTCGCGGATCTTCCTATACTCGTCAGAGAAACGGCAGCGGCTGTAAAAAAAGCAGGCGGGGAGCCATTTATCGTACCGGCAATGGGAAGCCATGGGGGAGCCACAGCGGAAGGACAAATTGATGTGCTGCTTCAGCTGGGGGTTACGGAAGAAGCGGTTGGGGCACCGATACATTCTTCAATGGAAGTAGAAAAACTCGGCGAATTGCCGAACGGGCTTCCTGTTTATATGGACAAGCTTGCTTTTGAAGCAGACAAGATTATCGTGATCAACAGGATCAAGCCACATACGGCTTTTCGCGGGCCTGTGGAAAGCGGCTTAATGAAAATGATCACCATCGGTCTCGGTAAACAAAAAGGAGCCGAAGCTGCACATGCATACAGCTTTAAATACATGGCTGAACATGTTCCGGAAATGGCGAAAATCTCTTTGGCGAAAGCACCGATCATTTTCGGTTTAGCCACACTGGAAAATGCTTACGACAGGCCGGCCAAAATTGTCGCAGTACCGGCAGAAGATTTGGAAAAAGCAGAGCCGGATTTGCTGCTGGAAGCCAAATCCCTTATGCCAAAAATTCACTTCAATAAGTTTGATGTGCTCATAGTAAATGAGCTTGGCAAGGACATTTCAGGTGATGGAATGGATCCGAATATTACCGGCAATTTTGCCACGCCATATGCATCGGGCGGTCCCGATATAGCGCGGACTGTCGTTCTCGGATTGACAGAGAAAACGCATGGCAATGCCAACGGAATTGGGATGGCCCATATGACAACAAAAGAAGTCGTTGATCAAATTGCCTGGGAAAAAGGGTATGCCAATGCTCTTACCAGTACTGTTATTGAAGTAATTAAGCTGCCGATGGTGTTAGCAACGAAAGAGCTGGCGGTAAAAGCAGCGATCAAAACCTGCAATGCCTTTGATTTATCGAAAGTACGGCTTGTCCGGATTCAAAATACGTTAGAAATCGGTGAAATATGGATTTCAGAAAGCATGATTGAGGAAGCGGAACAAAATCCCAACCTGGAAATCATCTCATCGTTAGAGCCGCTTTCACTTTAA
- the larB gene encoding nickel pincer cofactor biosynthesis protein LarB — MIDDILARVESGTLTAAEAKEKLASYEDLGFVKIDHHRHKRQGVPEIIFGEGKTAEQILAIIKSLKGRGHEVLATRVSEEKAVFILNELPDLSYNKIAQTLSFVTKKPSGEGFIAIICAGTSDLPVAEEAAVTAETLGVPVRRFYDVGVAGLHRLLDHISEIREAAVSVCVAGMEGALPSVLGGLVENPIIAVPTSIGYGANFNGLSALLSMLNSCASGVSVVNIDNGFGAAYNAVLIHRLAYNNKGETT; from the coding sequence GTGATTGATGATATTTTAGCGCGTGTGGAAAGCGGAACATTAACCGCTGCTGAAGCAAAAGAAAAATTGGCTTCTTATGAAGATCTCGGTTTTGTAAAAATTGATCATCATCGGCATAAACGACAGGGAGTTCCGGAGATCATTTTTGGGGAAGGAAAAACGGCTGAGCAAATTTTGGCGATTATCAAGTCGTTGAAAGGGCGCGGTCATGAAGTACTTGCTACGCGTGTTTCCGAGGAAAAAGCAGTGTTTATTTTAAATGAACTGCCGGATCTATCGTATAACAAAATCGCTCAAACATTGTCCTTCGTAACAAAGAAGCCATCTGGAGAAGGTTTTATCGCTATTATATGTGCGGGTACGTCAGACCTGCCAGTCGCAGAAGAAGCAGCGGTTACAGCAGAGACGCTCGGTGTACCGGTACGCCGTTTTTATGATGTGGGCGTGGCGGGGCTTCACCGGCTGCTTGATCATATTAGCGAGATACGCGAGGCAGCTGTTTCGGTCTGTGTGGCCGGCATGGAAGGCGCACTTCCAAGCGTGCTGGGCGGCCTTGTTGAAAATCCGATTATTGCTGTACCGACCAGCATTGGATATGGAGCTAACTTTAATGGATTATCTGCACTGCTGTCGATGCTAAATTCCTGTGCATCCGGAGTAAGTGTGGTAAATATCGATAATGGTTTTGGAGCAGCTTACAACGCGGTGCTGATTCACCGTCTTGCATATAACAACAAAGGAGAAACAACATGA
- the larE gene encoding ATP-dependent sacrificial sulfur transferase LarE has product MAEEKYKKLQEILQEMQSVVVAFSGGVDSTFLLKAAVDTLGKENVLAVTADSETYPSSELKEAQALAAQIGASHLVIETSELAIPGYTENNQSRCYFCKSSLFDHLIPVLEDRGFQNIVYGVIADDMNEFRPGMKAAKEKGIRGPLQEANLFKEEIRRLSQQFHLPTWDKPSFACLSSRIAYGEEITKEKLTKVERAEAYLKSLSIRQVRVRTHGEIARIEVEPADIALILEYHAAIDKRLKQFGYKYVSLDLAGYRSGSMNQSLKKEETEWLKSV; this is encoded by the coding sequence ATGGCAGAAGAAAAATACAAAAAGCTGCAAGAAATTCTTCAAGAAATGCAATCAGTCGTTGTCGCTTTTTCAGGTGGTGTGGACAGCACCTTCTTGTTAAAAGCTGCCGTCGACACGCTAGGCAAAGAAAATGTGCTCGCAGTTACAGCAGATTCAGAAACATATCCATCCAGTGAATTAAAAGAAGCACAAGCACTTGCTGCACAAATTGGCGCGTCTCATCTTGTTATTGAAACATCAGAGCTCGCCATTCCAGGCTACACAGAAAATAATCAAAGCCGCTGCTATTTTTGCAAAAGCAGTTTGTTTGACCACTTAATTCCGGTTTTAGAGGATCGAGGTTTTCAAAACATTGTCTACGGGGTCATTGCTGATGATATGAATGAATTTCGACCGGGCATGAAGGCAGCAAAAGAAAAAGGAATCCGCGGCCCGCTGCAGGAAGCCAATTTGTTTAAGGAAGAAATTCGCCGTTTGTCACAACAGTTTCATCTGCCAACCTGGGATAAGCCGTCTTTCGCCTGCTTGTCTTCAAGGATTGCTTATGGGGAAGAGATCACAAAAGAAAAATTAACAAAAGTAGAGAGAGCAGAAGCATACTTAAAGTCACTTTCGATCCGCCAGGTGCGTGTCCGTACACATGGAGAAATAGCCCGGATTGAAGTAGAGCCTGCCGATATTGCCCTTATACTCGAATATCACGCGGCAATTGATAAACGTCTGAAACAGTTTGGCTATAAATACGTATCACTTGACCTCGCCGGCTACAGGAGCGGCAGTATGAATCAGTCATTAAAGAAGGAAGAAACGGAATGGCTGAAAAGCGTGTAA
- a CDS encoding TRAP transporter substrate-binding protein gives MKKTFLGVLAASVTSAMILAGCNGSEEAASGGGQTKTIKVANYFAEDHPQNIALKEKFKTMVEEESGGQLKVQIYANSTLGAEKEFYDGVRNGTIEMGIPGLIMQADIPKMGVPEWPFLFRDFEHVKNVLNGPIGEEITADLEPKHGVTPLAWSANGFRMFSSNRTIESMEDFDGLRLRMPNIPNYIKLGESLGANVSPLPISEVFTALEQNVVDAQDNPIATLRNSAYYEVQSDVLESKHMFSPNIYIINTKFFNSLTEEQQDIIQNAAKEAAEYEFDLLEKSYEEDKKFLQENGIKFTTPDEKFAKEMEEAAKPVYDDVFKENEWAEELVEKIKAE, from the coding sequence ATGAAAAAAACGTTTCTTGGTGTGCTAGCTGCTTCTGTGACAAGTGCAATGATTCTTGCAGGATGTAACGGTTCCGAGGAAGCTGCTTCAGGAGGAGGGCAGACAAAAACGATTAAAGTAGCTAATTACTTTGCAGAAGACCATCCACAAAATATTGCATTAAAAGAAAAATTTAAAACGATGGTAGAAGAAGAGAGTGGAGGTCAATTAAAAGTACAGATTTACGCAAACAGTACGCTGGGAGCTGAAAAAGAATTTTATGACGGTGTCCGAAACGGAACGATCGAAATGGGCATTCCAGGCTTAATTATGCAGGCAGATATTCCAAAGATGGGTGTTCCTGAATGGCCGTTTTTATTTAGAGACTTCGAGCATGTAAAGAATGTATTAAATGGTCCGATCGGTGAAGAAATAACCGCTGATTTAGAACCGAAACATGGAGTTACTCCACTTGCATGGAGTGCAAATGGATTTAGAATGTTCTCAAGCAACCGCACGATCGAAAGCATGGAAGATTTTGACGGACTCCGTCTCAGAATGCCGAACATTCCAAACTATATTAAACTAGGTGAATCGCTTGGGGCAAACGTAAGTCCATTGCCTATTTCTGAAGTATTTACAGCACTTGAACAAAATGTAGTAGATGCTCAAGATAATCCAATCGCTACTTTGAGAAATTCAGCATACTACGAAGTTCAAAGTGATGTACTAGAATCAAAGCACATGTTCAGCCCTAATATATACATTATTAACACTAAATTCTTTAACAGCTTGACAGAAGAACAGCAGGATATTATTCAAAACGCTGCCAAAGAAGCTGCTGAATATGAGTTTGACTTGCTGGAAAAAAGCTATGAAGAAGATAAAAAGTTCCTTCAAGAAAATGGCATAAAATTCACGACGCCAGATGAAAAGTTTGCAAAAGAAATGGAAGAAGCAGCGAAGCCTGTATATGATGATGTTTTCAAAGAAAATGAGTGGGCAGAAGAGCTGGTTGAAAAAATTAAAGCAGAATAA
- a CDS encoding IclR family transcriptional regulator yields the protein MPIIQSVERALKILDLFDERDRELTITEISKRMNLHKSTVHSLLKTLQVQRYIKQDDETGKYSLGLKLFERGSLVIGHLDVRNVARKHLEELSEATNLAVHLVVLDGQEGVYIDKVEGSGVTVLYSKVGRRVPLHTSAVGKTLVATKSDEELNQLLEGYKYTTPTEKSIRSKEEFLSVIEQARIAGYSVDNEENEPGIFCMAVPVKDYSGKVIAAISMSMPSSKMKEEVQGRYVEMLKGCASKISQALGYEYQKI from the coding sequence ATGCCGATTATCCAGTCAGTGGAGAGAGCATTGAAAATATTGGATTTATTTGACGAGCGCGATCGCGAGTTAACGATTACAGAAATCAGCAAAAGAATGAACCTGCATAAAAGCACTGTTCATTCTCTGCTGAAAACGCTTCAAGTACAGCGCTATATTAAGCAGGATGATGAAACAGGAAAGTATTCGCTAGGTTTAAAGCTTTTTGAGCGAGGCAGTTTAGTCATTGGACACTTGGATGTAAGAAACGTTGCCAGAAAGCATCTGGAAGAACTTTCAGAAGCAACAAATTTGGCGGTTCACCTTGTGGTACTGGACGGGCAAGAGGGCGTTTACATTGACAAAGTAGAAGGCAGCGGCGTAACCGTCCTGTACTCGAAAGTCGGGCGGAGAGTCCCGCTTCACACGAGTGCAGTCGGCAAAACACTTGTTGCGACAAAATCAGACGAAGAGCTGAATCAGCTGCTTGAAGGCTATAAATATACAACACCGACGGAAAAATCGATCCGGTCCAAAGAAGAATTTTTATCTGTTATTGAGCAGGCCCGAATTGCTGGTTATTCAGTAGACAATGAAGAAAACGAGCCGGGGATCTTTTGTATGGCGGTTCCAGTCAAAGATTACTCAGGAAAAGTCATTGCCGCTATTTCCATGTCGATGCCTTCTTCCAAAATGAAAGAGGAAGTGCAGGGAAGATATGTGGAAATGTTAAAAGGATGTGCCTCAAAAATTTCTCAAGCGCTTGGCTATGAATATCAAAAAATATAA